The DNA sequence ATCACGGCAACGTCCCCAGCCTGGTAAAATACTATGGCAAGGACCCAGGCACTATCGTCAAGGCGATCACCTTAGGTACCCTCATCGCCTTCGTGATCTACCTGTGCTGGCTGGTCGCTACCATGGGGAACATCACTCGCAGCGGCTTCGTCGAGGTGATTGCCCAGGGCGGTAACATGGGCGTGCTGGTTGCGGCGCTCTCGGATGTGATGGCCAGCGACTGGCTGACCACAATGCTGACCCTGTTTGCCAACCTGGCGGTCGCCTCCTCCTTCCTCGGGGTGACCCTGGGGCTGTTCGACTATCTCGCCGACCTGTTTGGCTTCGATGAGTCGCGCACCGGACGCCTCAAGACGGCGGCAGTGACCTTCCTGCCACCAACTGTGTTAGGTCTGCTGTTCCCCAACGGCTTTTTGATCGCCATTGGCTTTGCCGCCCTGGCCGCCACCGTATGGGCTGCCATAGTGCCGGCCCTGATGGCCTATCGCGCCAGACAGATGTTCCCAGACAGCCAGAGTTTCAGGGTGCCAGGCGGCACTGTGGTGATCGCCATAGTGATCTTCTACGGCCTGTTGACCGCGGCCTGCCACCTGCTTGCCATGGCAGACCTGCTACCCATGTACGGCTAGCCTAAGGGGTTATCTCTTAAGCAGAAAAAGGCGCTCGATGGGCGCCTTTTTCTTTATTAAAGTCACAAATTACCTGTCCAG is a window from the Shewanella loihica PV-4 genome containing:
- the mtr gene encoding tryptophan permease translates to MANHMNAAKHKASGKSLLGGAMIIAGTAVGAGMFSLPVVGAGMWFSYSVLMMLGVWFCMLVSGLLLLETNLHYEPGASFDTLTRDTLGNFWRIVNGLSIAFVLYILAYAYISGGGSIVNHSLSSLGVELPQSFAGLVFAVGLAIIVFISTKAVDRITTIMLGGMIITFFLAIGNLLIEVEPAKLFVPDGEANYLPYMLAAIPFGLVSFGYHGNVPSLVKYYGKDPGTIVKAITLGTLIAFVIYLCWLVATMGNITRSGFVEVIAQGGNMGVLVAALSDVMASDWLTTMLTLFANLAVASSFLGVTLGLFDYLADLFGFDESRTGRLKTAAVTFLPPTVLGLLFPNGFLIAIGFAALAATVWAAIVPALMAYRARQMFPDSQSFRVPGGTVVIAIVIFYGLLTAACHLLAMADLLPMYG